A region of Cucumis melo cultivar AY chromosome 2, USDA_Cmelo_AY_1.0, whole genome shotgun sequence DNA encodes the following proteins:
- the LOC103500988 gene encoding dynein light chain 1, cytoplasmic-like, with translation MLEGKATVKETDMSEKMQMHAMASASHALDLFDVSDFLSLASYIKKDFDGTYGSGWQCVVGSNFGCFFTHSMGTFIYFSLETLNFLIFKSPS, from the exons ATGTTGGAAGGGAAGGCCACCGTGAAAGAAACCGACATGTCGGAAAAAATGCAGATGCACGCCATGGCCTCTGCTTCTCACGCCCTCGATCTCTTCGACGTCTCCGATTTCCTCTCCCTTGCTTCCTATATCAAGAAG GATTTTGATGGTACTTATGGAAGTGGTTGGCAATGCGTGGTGGGTTCTAATTTCGGCTGCTTCTTCACTCATTCTATGGGCACTTTCATTTATTTTTCCCTTGAAACTCTCAATTTTCTCATCTTTAAATCCCCTTCCTAA
- the LOC103500989 gene encoding uncharacterized protein LOC103500989, producing the protein MPLDSVKSVVYRSFITCDDPKGVVDCNLMKISRVNSQKLEQKIRAHRTSRNSSKDLVSDVEKEELISKEMRERIHGQSSISFMEVCQGAEKLNHMVGSWSKGMRSERKTEKIAEDLLEETSSLRDSLIMLAKLQEASNESMQLKMTYPKSFSCHLEDECFPVEVQRSKLSTHGSSRTGADEVKKMIGNSPVKRDSVRNVTVGERKSCFRDINSNSGSEISLTCSSQSSLIDDNVNCCHGTTSQQKNLKRNNLIAKLMGLEEIPSRSMQITPKKEFEFKKVSGYKTSLFGINATLNMPKSKSVINKEDHQKGTLREILEKMPVNKLRESDSDIEFNIHCSNSYNDGSKQRLKDGRPIVLIKHKPLPPDEFEEHRAHVSSKNDAFDQKTKLRSTKKKELQSAGDFDFHGGIMSSDKLHRKQKGQGSPVKQIAEEGRKLKPKKEAKKLKECTVDTKKKTAEKLKIFSPMPDMPHEKEPIDRKVLSSKKLTKPVEKEFSKEKVVSRPQHQEKVTSTNPRKNRTHKQRSSIQDPVPERAVRAISNNRDCQKKDEPVLSHSEVNSFINRNTTTLMALITMENEMDECDTKIIECCNENPNSLLPLSPKLDINTSTVEEIDRNGHTEAHTKSCNQGTNLKALLLKSSSFLCHAGELYDLHLNGRTMLQAASRCNDPESLNTKLFVDCAIELMDRKGHHNLLVGNSLLLGDKSNTKIEISIEKLVEEVNDDIDTLTSYQTICGDNLIVDTLYAVLSRDLWCKEVMNGMWDIGWKNGFSRSESEEVVNDIEMMILSGLIEESFT; encoded by the exons ATGCCTCTAGACAGTGTAAAATCAGTAGTTTATAGATCATTTATCACATGTGATGATCCAAAAGGGGTGGTTGATTGCAATTTAATGAAGATATCCAGAGTGAATTCTCAGAAACTAGAACAAAAGATTAGAGCCCATAGGACAAGTAGGAATTCAAGTAAGGATTTAGTATCTGATGTAGAGAAAGAGGAGCTAATCTCTAAAGAAATGAGAGAGAGAATTCATGGCCAATCTTCTATTTCATTCATGGAGGTTTGCCAGGGAGCTGAGAAGTTGAATCATATGGTTGGTTCATGGTCTAAGGGAATGAGATCTGAGAGGAAAACAGAGAAGATTGCTGAGGATTTGTTGGAAGAAACTTCAAGTTTAAGAGATTCACTGATTATGTTGGCTAAGTTGCAAGAAGCTTCGAATGAGTCGATGCAGTTGAAGATGACATATCCAAAAAGTTTTTCTTGTCATCTTGAAGATGAATGTTTTCCAGTTGAGGTTCAAAGATCAAAGCTTTCTACACATGGTTCTTCCAGAACTGGTGCTGATGAGGTCAAGAAGATGATTGGAAACAGCCCAGTGAAGCGAGATTCTGTGCGTAATGTTACAGTTGGTGAACGTAAATCTTGTTTTCGTGATATAAATTCCAACTCGGGGTCGGAAATCTCATTGACTTGCTCCAGCCAATCTTCATTGATTGATGATAATGTCAACTGTTGTCACGGTACAACATCTCAACAGAAGAATTTGAAACGTAATAACTTGATAGCTAAGCTTATGGGGCTTGAAGAAATTCCATCAAGATCAATGCAAATTACTCCAAAGAAAGAGTTCGAATTTAAAAAAGTCTCTGGTTACAAGACATCTCTCTTTGGCATCAATGCAACTTTGAATATGCCCAAGTCTAAATCTGTCATCAACAAGGAGGATCATCAAAAAGGAACCTTGAGAGAAATACTTGAAAAAATGCCTGTCAACAAGCTTAGAGAGAGTGATTCTGATATAGAGTTTAACATTCATTGCTCAAATTCCTACAATGATGGTTCCAAACAAAGGTTGAAAGATGGACGGCCAATTGTATTGATAAAACACAAGCCTCTCCCACCTGACGAATTTGAGGAACACCGAGCACATGTCTCCTCAAAAAATGATGCTTTTGACCAAAAAACTAAGCTAAGAAGTACGAAAAAGAAAGAACTTCAGTCGGCTGGAGATTTTGATTTCCATGGTGGAATTATGAGTTCAGATAAATTGCACAGGAAACAAAAGGGGCAAGGGAGTCCAGTCAAACAGATTGCTGAGGAAGGAAGAAAGCTGAAACcaaaaaaagaagcaaaaaaattaaaagaatgtACTGTTGATACTAAGAAAAAGACTGCAGAGAAGTTGAAAATATTTAGTCCAATGCCTGATATGCCCCATGAGAAAGAACCAATTGACAGGAAAGTTCTTTCTTCAAAGAAACTGACTAAACCAGTGGAAAAagaattttcaaaagaaaaagttgtGTCAAGACCACAGCATCAAGAAAAAGTGACATCCACTAATCCAAGGAAGAACAGAACTCATAAACAACGTAGCTCCATTCAAGATCCTGTGCCAGAACGAGCAGTGAGAGCAATATCTAACAATCGCGACTGTCAGAAAAAGGATGAACCAGTCCTTTCCCATTCAGAAGTTAATTCATTT ATAAATCGAAACACTACTACCCTTATGGCTTTAATTACTATGGAGAACGAAATGGACGAATGTGATACAAAGATTATAG AATGCTGCAATGAGAACCCTAACTCTCTCTTGCCATTGAGCCCCAAACTCGATATCAATACAAGTACTGTTGAAGAAATTGATCGCAATGGTCATACTGAAGCACATACCAAAAGCTGCAATCAAGGGACCAATCTGAAAGCATTACTTTTGAAAAGTTCATCATTCCTCTGTCATGCAGGGGAGCTTTATGATCTCCATCTAAATGGTAGAACAATGCTGCAGGCAGCATCTCGCTGCAATGATCCCGAATCCCTGAATACGAAACTTTTTGTAGATTGTGCAATAGAACTCATGGACCGTAAAGGCCATCATAACTTACTAGTAGGCAATTCTTTATTACTAGGAGATAAGAGCAATACAAAGATAGAGATTTCTATAGAAAAACTTGTTGAAGAAGTGAACGACGACATCGACACTCTAACAAGTTACCAAACAATTTGTGGCGATAATCTTATTGTAGATACTCTATATGCAGTGTTGAGTAGAGACCTTTGGTGCAAAGAAGTGATGAATGGAATGTGGGATATTGGTTGGAAGAATGGATTTTCAAGAAGTGAAAGTGAGGAAGTGGTAAATGATATAGAAATGATGATTTTGAGTGGACTAATTGAAGAGTCCTTTACATAA